The Lycium barbarum isolate Lr01 chromosome 12, ASM1917538v2, whole genome shotgun sequence genome includes a region encoding these proteins:
- the LOC132623200 gene encoding B3 domain-containing protein Os01g0234100-like → MKIKVVHRSSPPNQEDKSYPDMPKKEVLDEEPENQQLELPDSAIPKDNSSLVDASIPINSLILSPSLLGKRRRKPKEIIDQIPTIPYRKKRVIKKQVQSNNAVADAGLKSISTKQERAVADGSGSATQMKSAVSIRADDLLSSIGNEYPSFVKLLVRSHVGSCFWMGLPVPFCKTHLPRKDTQVILESENGEEFEIKYIAEKTGLSAGWRKYVVAHKLVEGDALVFQLVEPTRFKVYVIRANDLKEVDGALSLLNLDAPPKQSDAEGTNVHIKKRQKKSLPLTVVQRKKRKPDLSKRVPPEAQSGNDSDEVASEILEGSRSSGPAVNFRDIKSLEEFHILVNGVCIDSEIPEHIRRKYYKLCCSRSSFLHDRLLQGLHCKLVAGMIFEVINIADMIRACTLTTPRKEFDIWEKSLKSFELLGMNVGFLRTRLRWLLSLAFDSEGASDTKRYLEAKNEWSRAEDEIRNLETKLEELKQASVKYGADVEALKSKAESYELMFQGEVNAPW, encoded by the exons ATGAAGATAAAAGTAGTTCATCGAAGTTCACCCCCAAATCAAGAAGATAAATCCTACCCAGATATGCCCAAGAAGGAAGTTCTTGATGAGGAACCTGAAAATCAACAACTTGAGTTACCTGATTCTGCAATACCCAAAGACAATTCGAGTCTTGTTGATGCTTCCATCCCAATTAACTCCCTGATTCTCTCTCCTTCCTTGCTg GGTAAAAGAAGAAGGAAGCCCAAGGAGATTATTGATCAGATTCCAACAATTCCCTACAGGAAGAAGAGGGTAATCAAGAAACAGGTCCAATCCAACAAT GCAGTAGCTGATGCTGGGCTCAAGTCAATTAG CACCAAACAAGAGAGGGCTGTGGCTGATGGTTCTGGAAGTGCTACCCAAATGAAATCAGCAGTCAGCATTCGAGCAGATGACCTACTGTCAAGTATTGGAAATGAATATCCCAGTTTCGTGAAATTATTAGTTAGGTCGCATGTTGGTAGTTGTTTTTGGATG GGTCTTCCTGTGCCATTCTGCAAGACCCATCTACCAAGAAAGGACACTCAAGTTATTCTTGAAAGCGAGAATGGCGAAGAATTTGAAATAAAATACATTGCTGAAAAGACTGGACTAAGTGCAGGATGGAGAAAGTACGTTGTTGCTCACAAGTTGGTTGAGGGAGATGCTTTAGTTTTTCAACTAGTTGAGCCTACTAGATTCAAG GTCTATGTCATAAGAGCAAATGATCTAAAGGAGGTGGATGGCGCTCTTAGCCTTCTAAATTTGGATGCACCCCCCAAGCAAAGTGATGCAG AGGGAACTAATGTTCATATAAAGAAGCGTCAAAAGAAATCTCTTCCTTTAACTGTAGTGCAAAGGAAAAAACGAAAGCCGGATCTGAGTAAACGTGTTCCACCCGAGGCACAATCGGGAAATGACAGCGATGAAGTTGCTTCAGAAATTTTAGAGGGCTCGAGGTCCTCTGGACCTGCTGTTAATTTTAGAGACATTAAGAGCCTTGAGGAGTTCCACATTCTGGTGAATGGAGTATGCATAGACTCTGAAATTCCTGAACATATAAGGAGAAAGTACTACAAGTTATGCTGCAGTAGAAGTTCTTTTCTTCATGATCGTCTTCTACAAGGCCTTCATTGTAAGCTGGTTGCTGGTATGATATTTGAAGTCATCAATATTGCCGATATGATAAGAGCTTGCACTCTCACCACCCCACGGAAGGAATTCGATATATGGGAGAAGTCACTGAAATCTTTTGAACTTCTGGGCATGAATGTTGGATTTCTGAGGACTCGTCTGCGCTGGTTGCTGAGTCTTGCATTTGACTCGGAAGGCGCTTCGGACACCAAGAGGTACTTGGAAGCTAAAAACGAGTGGTCTCGAGCTGAAGATGAGATACGGAATCTTGAAACGAAACTCGAGGAACTGAAACAAGCTTCTGTAAAATATGGTGCTGATGTTGAGGCACTGAAATCAAAAGCTGAGAGCTATGAGCTTATGTTCCAAGGAGAAGTTAATGCTCCATGGTGA